From a region of the Drosophila virilis strain 15010-1051.87 chromosome 3, Dvir_AGI_RSII-ME, whole genome shotgun sequence genome:
- the LOC6623660 gene encoding trypsin eta has protein sequence MGVSKFVVYNLFLLFFIGQSVSGFDHLWNCSTHIEFASRESNCHTLYQLRSPASVDSFSMAPSDMSQVHARGDEPAPQTQSDNSRQNISTFDADNGEFHFLVTGGYRPEKDDLVKFLVSVRLKQRSKFFGDDHMCGGCLISKTVVLTAAHCLVDESETVLPRNKLKVVAGTPRRLLKTSRTQQIKVKKVRPHPEFSAETLSNDIGILLLKSEMQPDENFVAIIPMAGEDPSAGLKCTVIGWGAIFENGPLPDEAVRGDLTILPNEFCYTLSLFEKGMICASNPKDFEVDSCQGDSGGPLICAGKVVGVVSFGEGCGKPFSAGVYADVYYYRNWIENNAAKCPLASWFWLLLIALVMQTLRAH, from the exons atgggagtttcaaaatttgttgtatataaCCTGTTCTTACTATTCTTCATCGGCCAGTCAGTCTCAGGTTTTGACCATTTGTGGAACTGCAGCACACACATTGAATTTGCTTCGAGAGAAAGCAACTGCCATACTCTTTACCAGCTGCGCTCACCTGCGAGCGTGGATAGCTTTTCCATGGCACCCTCGGACATGTCCCAAGTCCATGCTCGAGGTGATGAGCCTGCACCCCAGACACAGAGCGACAACTCTAGGCAAAACATAAGCACCTTTGATGCGGACAATGGTGAATTCCACTTTCTAGTAACCGGCGGCTATCGTCCCGAAAAGGATGACCTGGTTAAATTTTTAGTTTCGGTACGACTTAAACAGAGATCTAAATTCTTTGGCGACGACCATATGTGTGGCGGCTGTTTAATATCTAAGACAGTTGTTCTAACAGCAGCCCATTGTCTGGTTGATGA AAGCGAAACGGTTCTACCTAGAAATAAGTTAAAGGTAGTTGCAGGTACACCGCGTCGCCTATTGAAGACAAGTAGGACCcaacaaataaaagtgaaaaaggTCAGGCCGCATCCAGAGTTCTCCGCTGAAACACTGTCCAATGATATTGGCATTTTACTTCTCAAAAGCGAGATGCAGCCAGATGAAAATTTTGTCGCTATAATACCCATGGCGGGCGAGGATCCCTCCGCTGGATTAAAGTGCACAGTCATTGGATGGGGTGCTATTTTTGAG AATGGCCCATTACCCGACGAGGCAGTCAGAGGCGATTTGACTATCCTTCCAAATGAATTTTGCTATACATTAAGCTTATTTGAAAAAGGCATGATATGTGCCTCGAACCCAAAGGATTTCGAAGTGGACTCCTGCCAGGGTGATTCGGGTGGACCGTTAATATGCGCAGGAAAAGTGGTGGGCGTCGTCTCCTTTGGCGAAGGCTGTGGCAAGCCGTTTTCCGCCGGCGTTTACGCTGATGTATACTACTATCGTAATTGGATAGAGAATAATGCAGCAAAGTGCCCATTGGCGTCCTGGTTTTGGCTTCTACTGATCGCGCTGGTAATGCAAACTCTGCGAGCTCACTGA